A single genomic interval of Granulicella tundricola MP5ACTX9 harbors:
- a CDS encoding OmpH family outer membrane protein, with protein MNRNLTLLAALGASLATVPAVYAQAAPAAAPAAVAPAATDAKIALVNFEQVVLASNEGQTVTIATQKKFEPKKTQIEAQAAEVETLKKGLQSAPATLSDEERTSRLRAIDTKEKALNRDAEDAQTSYNTDLQEALGKVAQKLAVTMKTYAQSNGYTILLDVSSQSSNVLWALPSTDVSQAVVDAYNKQSGIAAPAPQAPSAPRPAAARPAAPRPATK; from the coding sequence ATGAACCGCAATCTCACCCTCCTCGCCGCGCTCGGCGCAAGCCTCGCCACCGTCCCCGCCGTCTATGCCCAGGCTGCTCCCGCAGCCGCTCCTGCCGCCGTCGCTCCCGCAGCCACCGACGCCAAGATCGCCCTCGTCAACTTTGAGCAGGTCGTCCTCGCCTCCAACGAAGGCCAGACCGTCACCATCGCCACCCAGAAGAAGTTCGAGCCCAAGAAGACCCAGATCGAGGCCCAGGCTGCTGAAGTCGAGACCCTCAAGAAGGGTCTGCAGAGCGCACCCGCAACCCTCTCCGATGAAGAGCGCACCAGCCGTCTGCGTGCCATCGACACCAAAGAGAAGGCGCTGAACCGCGATGCTGAGGACGCTCAGACCTCCTACAACACGGATCTGCAGGAAGCTCTCGGCAAGGTTGCGCAGAAGCTTGCCGTGACCATGAAGACCTACGCGCAGAGCAATGGCTACACCATCCTGCTCGACGTCTCCAGCCAGTCCTCGAACGTTCTCTGGGCGCTTCCGTCCACGGACGTCTCGCAGGCTGTCGTCGATGCCTACAACAAGCAGTCCGGTATCGCCGCTCCCGCGCCGCAGGCTCCTTCCGCTCCGCGTCCTGCTGCAGCCCGTC